The Chitinophagales bacterium genome contains a region encoding:
- a CDS encoding response regulator transcription factor, whose amino-acid sequence MTNNYNLKILIVEDEVFIADFIETILNDAGYFNIQKAHNKLEAQKSITNNTLDIILMDININGKMEGIELVKKLPYNCGVIYITGQSDIKVVRQAVATHPKAYLTKPIKKTDLLSNIAIAEQQKQAFHFEVKDGHTSVRLCADDILFIKSDNNYIDIVTKNRRYALRETLKQFLKEINCNDFVQVHRSYVVNKKAITKRTSTAIFIDKEEIPASRNFELL is encoded by the coding sequence ATGACAAATAATTACAACTTAAAAATACTAATAGTTGAAGATGAAGTTTTTATAGCAGACTTTATAGAAACGATACTTAATGATGCGGGTTATTTTAATATACAAAAGGCTCATAATAAATTAGAAGCACAAAAAAGTATAACAAACAATACTTTAGATATAATTTTAATGGACATTAATATAAACGGAAAAATGGAAGGGATAGAATTGGTAAAAAAACTTCCTTATAACTGTGGGGTAATATATATAACGGGGCAAAGCGATATTAAAGTAGTTAGGCAAGCCGTAGCCACACACCCCAAAGCCTATTTAACCAAGCCTATTAAAAAAACAGATTTATTATCAAATATAGCCATAGCAGAACAACAAAAGCAGGCTTTTCATTTTGAAGTTAAAGACGGGCATACCTCTGTACGATTGTGTGCCGATGACATATTATTTATAAAAAGCGATAATAATTATATAGATATTGTAACAAAGAATAGGAGGTATGCACTGCGAGAAACTTTAAAGCAATTTTTAAAAGAAATTAACTGCAATGATTTTGTTCAAGTACATCGTTCTTATGTAGTAAACAAAAAAGCCATAACCAAACGAACCAGTACGGCTATTTTTATAGATAAAGAAGAAATTCCGGCATCAAGAAACTTTGAATTGCTGTAA
- a CDS encoding tyrosine-type recombinase/integrase, giving the protein MKIKIKLIPLFQKFIRESETGKRRKLNGEKLREGSIQNYHSALKLLNKFCTETNFEFRGCDVNKLTNREFISEKRYWKSFYTKYSNYLYKNGCYDNYVGTNFKHIRAFFNYLKKEKNINIGDFHKSFYVRKHEIDIKVLSPEQLKFLIHNKDFERSLPPHQQKIKDVFVFGCTTGLRFSDIDALTIQNFEFIEDTWYVKVRTKKTKTYTFIKLPDYAVDIFMKYRTKYKTKTLFQLMCLDNFNKQLKKIGRKAGWTESAEHYREKLGKAYKVKMGSKRKTEFCDFMSSHMMRRTAITTMLILGMPEHLVRNVSGHTNNSQSFFKYVHYAQSYTDKEISKVHEKLNQY; this is encoded by the coding sequence ATGAAGATTAAAATTAAACTTATTCCTTTATTTCAAAAATTTATACGAGAATCTGAAACAGGAAAACGGAGAAAACTAAATGGAGAGAAGTTAAGAGAAGGCTCAATCCAAAATTATCATTCTGCTTTGAAGCTACTTAATAAATTTTGCACAGAAACAAATTTTGAATTTAGAGGCTGCGATGTTAACAAGCTAACCAATAGAGAATTTATTTCTGAAAAACGGTATTGGAAATCTTTTTACACTAAATATTCTAATTATTTATACAAAAATGGTTGCTACGATAATTATGTGGGTACTAATTTTAAACACATTAGAGCTTTTTTTAATTACCTTAAAAAAGAGAAAAATATAAATATTGGCGACTTTCATAAAAGTTTTTATGTGAGAAAGCATGAAATAGATATTAAAGTACTAAGTCCTGAACAACTAAAATTTTTGATACACAATAAAGATTTTGAAAGAAGTTTACCACCTCATCAACAAAAAATTAAAGATGTATTTGTGTTTGGCTGTACTACAGGTTTAAGGTTTTCTGATATAGACGCTTTAACTATTCAAAATTTTGAATTTATAGAAGATACGTGGTATGTAAAAGTAAGAACTAAAAAAACCAAAACATATACTTTTATTAAACTTCCTGATTATGCTGTAGATATTTTTATGAAATATAGAACTAAGTATAAAACAAAGACATTGTTTCAATTGATGTGTTTAGATAATTTTAATAAACAACTTAAAAAAATAGGTAGAAAAGCGGGTTGGACAGAAAGTGCTGAGCATTACAGAGAAAAATTAGGTAAGGCATATAAAGTTAAAATGGGAAGTAAGCGAAAAACGGAATTTTGCGATTTTATGAGTTCTCATATGATGAGAAGAACAGCCATAACAACAATGTTGATTTTAGGTATGCCGGAGCATTTAGTTAGAAACGTAAGTGGACATACTAACAATAGCCAATCATTTTTTAAATACGTGCATTATGCCCAAAGCTATACTGATAAAGAAATAAGTAAAGTGCATGAGAAACTTAATCAGTATTAA
- a CDS encoding PAS domain S-box protein, with translation MPNKLPTLFSNFIHSSTLPMAISNFKLEILDINKTGAKILGYTADEIIGKSTSFFTLVGDISFDFESFQKLIANKIDSYSFKRRYKSADGSAKEGVLTVSLIGDNNQKYILGAFHSDGKVEETGKSSVSINTLSQILSVNPDIHYIYDEENDKFIYQNINVLEYLGYAEKEIGKNSIDSFLKSKIDKESIVVKKNNYNKKIQSFDELEYRIQTKDGDWKWFNSRQTVLENNNKDVRLKYFIISDITKEKLIRDEIEYQYNFIEQITTILPDVIYVYDPYNDDIIYTNLNGKSFLGYPEEDWLEPGRVKPMGEYAQKLVDDGVKLLALADGAIMTEEYKYLDKSGRERWLMLKGKIFSRKADGSPEYCLLLAVDITESKNSAEMLRNSKKEVDSIVKAIPDLMLILDKDGNYLDFYAKQKTVERYKKDLLNKNVVDVIEEGVAKEILRLIKKCLKEDSLEQIDFKFKERDGSITYHTNHISKLDENRVLILARNVTDKKLMEIEISNRVYQLSDKNSELERFIEKNTELERFAYIISHDLKEPLRSISSISQIVKNEISTLNNAKLNMLVEHLIDASSRMNAMIEGVLDYSKLETNLVQNVAVNLNAVLGNIISDFARIMAERNIEIELEDLPIVKGNEVQIRQLFQNLINNAIKFNNSGSPKIKIYTEKQGKETVFCIADNGIGIEEKFRESIFKLFRKLNSDQKYSGQGIGLSICKKIVDNHDGKIWVEDNPEGGSIFKFTLFQ, from the coding sequence ATGCCGAACAAACTACCAACCCTATTTTCTAATTTTATTCATAGTAGTACCTTGCCTATGGCTATTTCTAATTTTAAGTTAGAAATATTAGATATTAATAAAACAGGAGCTAAAATTTTAGGCTATACTGCCGATGAAATTATAGGAAAATCTACTTCGTTTTTTACATTAGTAGGCGATATTTCCTTTGATTTTGAAAGTTTTCAAAAGCTCATAGCTAATAAAATAGATAGCTATTCTTTTAAGCGGAGATATAAGTCTGCTGATGGAAGTGCCAAAGAAGGAGTTTTAACAGTTTCTTTGATAGGCGATAATAATCAAAAATATATTTTGGGTGCTTTTCATTCAGACGGAAAAGTAGAAGAAACGGGAAAATCGTCAGTTAGTATAAATACTTTATCACAAATATTGTCTGTCAATCCTGATATACATTATATATATGATGAAGAAAATGATAAATTTATTTATCAAAACATTAATGTTTTAGAATATTTAGGATATGCAGAAAAAGAAATTGGTAAAAACTCAATAGATAGTTTTTTAAAAAGTAAGATAGATAAGGAATCTATTGTTGTAAAGAAAAATAATTACAATAAAAAAATACAAAGTTTTGATGAATTAGAATATAGAATTCAAACAAAAGATGGAGATTGGAAATGGTTTAATTCAAGACAGACAGTACTTGAAAACAACAATAAAGATGTAAGGCTTAAATATTTTATTATATCTGATATTACCAAAGAAAAACTAATACGAGATGAGATAGAATATCAGTATAATTTTATAGAGCAAATAACCACCATACTTCCAGATGTTATTTATGTTTACGACCCATATAATGATGATATAATTTATACCAATTTGAATGGAAAATCATTTTTGGGTTATCCTGAAGAAGATTGGTTAGAACCTGGGCGAGTAAAGCCAATGGGCGAGTATGCCCAAAAATTAGTGGATGATGGGGTAAAACTGCTAGCATTGGCAGATGGTGCGATAATGACAGAGGAGTACAAATACCTTGATAAAAGTGGCAGAGAGCGGTGGCTAATGTTAAAGGGAAAAATATTTTCAAGGAAAGCTGACGGCTCGCCAGAGTATTGTTTATTATTAGCTGTAGATATTACAGAAAGTAAAAATAGTGCGGAGATGCTTAGAAACTCTAAAAAAGAAGTAGATAGCATAGTAAAAGCAATACCCGATTTAATGCTTATTTTAGATAAAGACGGAAATTATTTAGATTTTTATGCAAAGCAAAAAACTGTAGAACGTTATAAAAAAGATTTGCTAAATAAAAATGTAGTTGATGTAATAGAAGAAGGCGTAGCCAAAGAAATTTTACGTTTAATAAAAAAATGTTTAAAAGAAGACAGCCTTGAACAAATAGATTTTAAATTTAAAGAAAGAGACGGTTCAATAACTTATCATACTAATCATATTTCAAAACTTGACGAAAATAGAGTTTTAATATTGGCACGAAATGTTACCGATAAAAAACTAATGGAAATAGAAATAAGCAATAGAGTGTATCAGTTATCGGATAAAAACTCAGAATTAGAACGCTTTATTGAAAAAAATACAGAATTAGAGCGTTTTGCATACATTATTTCTCATGATTTAAAAGAACCGCTAAGAAGCATAAGTTCTATATCTCAAATAGTGAAAAACGAAATAAGCACCTTAAATAATGCCAAGTTAAATATGCTTGTAGAACATTTAATAGATGCTTCAAGCAGAATGAATGCCATGATAGAAGGCGTGTTAGATTACTCTAAATTAGAAACAAATTTAGTGCAAAATGTGGCGGTTAATCTCAATGCCGTTTTAGGCAATATTATAAGTGATTTTGCAAGAATAATGGCTGAACGGAACATTGAAATTGAATTAGAAGATCTTCCTATTGTTAAAGGAAATGAAGTTCAAATAAGGCAATTATTTCAAAATTTAATTAACAATGCTATCAAATTTAATAATTCTGGTAGTCCTAAAATTAAAATTTATACAGAAAAACAAGGAAAAGAAACCGTTTTTTGCATAGCAGACAATGGCATAGGAATAGAAGAAAAATTTAGAGAAAGCATTTTTAAGTTATTTAGAAAATTGAATAGCGATCAAAAATATTCGGGACAAGGAATAGGACTATCTATATGCAAAAAAATAGTGGACAACCACGATGGTAAAATATGGGTAGAAGATAATCCGGAGGGAGGTTCTATTTTTAAGTTTACTTTGTTTCAGTAA
- a CDS encoding PP2C family protein-serine/threonine phosphatase, with translation MLDENVYLKKLIARKQEKVNSYIELTKAINNNFSRAALYKLLEFTLERNFQIQKMALFVNEGEWKLEINKGNEEIANKIDVKEDSIKFHVIQDIKRYKGSHFEGFDYLIPVVHKKSPLAYLLISEMKLEELDSIDENLKYIESICSFILTSIENKRLFKEQLEKNRISKEVELASQVQNMLIPSVLPKDENIEAAAFYKPHGSIGGDYYDLISIDDNTVVFCMCDVSGKGIAAGMIMANFQAQLRAMVVKYDSLEQIVDYLNFKLFEITQGDKFITMFLGRYDYETRNLEYVTAGHNISYLIQNDEIIELKKGSTLLGAFDNLPKIEVGREQIDENGVLFTYTDGLTEQENELKQMYGEENLVKFLLNNDKTDMQELVENLQIEISKYKGELPYGDDVSVLAMKFL, from the coding sequence ATGCTTGACGAAAACGTTTATTTAAAAAAACTAATAGCCCGAAAACAAGAGAAAGTTAATTCATACATAGAGTTAACTAAGGCTATTAATAATAATTTTTCAAGAGCAGCCTTATACAAATTGCTTGAATTTACCTTAGAAAGAAATTTCCAAATTCAAAAAATGGCTCTTTTTGTAAATGAGGGCGAGTGGAAATTAGAAATTAATAAAGGCAACGAAGAAATAGCCAATAAAATTGATGTAAAAGAAGATTCAATAAAATTTCATGTTATACAGGACATAAAAAGATATAAAGGAAGCCATTTTGAAGGTTTTGATTATTTAATTCCTGTAGTACATAAAAAAAGTCCTTTGGCGTATTTATTAATAAGCGAAATGAAGCTTGAAGAATTGGATTCTATTGATGAAAACTTAAAATATATTGAGTCAATATGCAGCTTTATACTAACATCAATAGAAAATAAGCGTTTATTTAAAGAGCAGTTAGAAAAAAACAGAATAAGCAAAGAGGTAGAACTGGCAAGTCAAGTGCAAAATATGTTGATTCCTTCAGTTTTGCCAAAAGATGAAAACATAGAAGCGGCAGCTTTTTATAAACCACACGGCAGTATAGGTGGCGATTATTACGATTTAATAAGCATAGATGATAATACAGTGGTGTTTTGTATGTGCGATGTTTCTGGCAAAGGGATAGCAGCGGGCATGATAATGGCAAATTTTCAGGCACAGTTAAGAGCTATGGTGGTTAAGTACGATTCTTTAGAGCAAATAGTTGATTATCTTAATTTTAAGTTGTTTGAAATAACGCAAGGCGATAAATTTATTACCATGTTTTTAGGAAGGTATGATTATGAAACCCGAAATTTAGAATATGTAACTGCGGGGCATAATATTTCTTATTTAATTCAAAATGATGAAATAATAGAACTTAAAAAAGGTAGCACTTTATTAGGAGCTTTTGATAATTTACCAAAAATAGAAGTGGGTAGGGAACAAATTGACGAAAATGGTGTTTTATTTACCTATACAGATGGATTAACCGAGCAAGAAAATGAGCTTAAACAAATGTATGGGGAAGAAAATTTAGTGAAATTTTTATTGAATAATGATAAAACCGATATGCAAGAATTAGTAGAAAATCTTCAAATAGAAATATCTAAATACAAAGGAGAGTTGCCTTATGGAGATGATGTAAGCGTTCTTGCTATGAAATTTTTATAA
- a CDS encoding sensor histidine kinase, with protein sequence MLLWQCKQEKPNTLKKVEENNFQTDTLVIVQLLQSADSLKLMLEYDNAFKNYQKAIDISINQKDSNQLFSAYIKTAEMFRAKSDFIQAEDYLKKAQEISTKITISNEELMSYYNRKAALYAEYYQEPDSSLLYSKKAMDVAIKTNETEIIFSSVMEMGFAYENQTKLDSTLFYYKKALAIAETEQEKQMECDALSNCCRIYLKQKNYTKGKLLAQRGYKIASNNNLLFSHLIFAQYLSEIAQNEDNYKTAYTYLKERTELTDKYFEKRYDDKIIETEKKYKVAEAEKLTALKELELNEKENALNRQKSVLLIILLLLLASVILLTTIALFNRKINAANKQLNFLNEQNKFLVSETNHRVNNNLQLISVFINQEINKKEDDVALHKLQSYVDSMAILHRHLYGQEDKRLVKLDDYLLEIVSNLAHLMKEKGVELHVKIDNILIDSNQAMYMGLLVNELFINSLKHAFTTANNNKIELNIKTNSKEINLKYLDNGIGIKNEIAPKIISQICKQLKANYRIKSNKGFYFCTAVEV encoded by the coding sequence ATGCTATTATGGCAGTGCAAGCAAGAAAAACCCAATACTTTAAAAAAAGTAGAAGAGAATAACTTTCAAACCGACACTTTAGTTATAGTTCAATTATTGCAAAGTGCAGATAGTTTAAAACTGATGCTTGAGTATGATAATGCTTTTAAAAATTACCAAAAAGCTATAGATATTTCAATAAATCAAAAAGATAGCAATCAGCTATTTAGTGCTTATATAAAAACGGCAGAAATGTTTAGGGCTAAATCAGATTTTATTCAAGCGGAAGATTACCTTAAAAAAGCACAAGAAATTTCTACTAAAATAACTATTTCTAATGAGGAATTGATGTCTTATTACAACAGAAAAGCTGCTTTATATGCGGAGTATTATCAAGAACCCGATTCATCATTGCTTTACTCTAAAAAAGCAATGGATGTAGCTATAAAAACCAATGAAACTGAAATTATTTTCTCATCGGTAATGGAAATGGGTTTTGCGTATGAAAATCAAACAAAATTGGATAGTACACTATTTTACTATAAAAAAGCACTTGCAATAGCCGAAACGGAACAGGAAAAACAAATGGAATGCGATGCACTTTCCAATTGTTGCCGTATATATTTAAAACAAAAGAATTATACAAAGGGTAAACTTTTAGCACAGAGAGGCTATAAAATAGCTTCAAATAATAATTTATTGTTTAGCCATTTAATTTTTGCTCAATATTTGAGTGAAATAGCTCAAAATGAAGACAATTATAAAACAGCATATACATACCTAAAAGAAAGAACGGAACTAACCGATAAGTATTTTGAAAAACGCTATGATGATAAAATTATAGAAACCGAAAAAAAATATAAAGTAGCCGAAGCAGAAAAGCTAACTGCTTTAAAGGAATTAGAACTTAACGAAAAAGAAAATGCACTGAATCGTCAAAAAAGCGTACTTCTAATTATTCTTCTTTTACTTTTGGCATCTGTAATTTTACTAACCACCATAGCTTTGTTTAATAGAAAAATAAATGCTGCCAATAAGCAACTTAATTTTTTAAACGAACAAAATAAATTTCTTGTTTCGGAAACCAATCATAGGGTAAATAACAACCTACAACTCATTTCTGTTTTTATTAATCAGGAAATAAATAAAAAGGAAGATGATGTGGCATTGCATAAACTTCAATCTTATGTAGATTCTATGGCAATATTGCATAGACATTTGTACGGTCAAGAGGATAAACGTTTGGTAAAATTAGATGATTATTTGCTTGAAATAGTAAGTAATTTAGCTCATTTAATGAAAGAAAAAGGTGTTGAATTACACGTTAAAATAGATAATATTCTTATAGATAGCAACCAAGCTATGTACATGGGGTTGTTAGTAAACGAACTATTTATAAACTCATTAAAACACGCTTTTACAACAGCAAACAATAATAAAATAGAACTAAACATAAAAACAAACAGTAAAGAAATAAATTTAAAATACCTTGATAATGGAATAGGCATAAAAAACGAAATTGCTCCTAAAATAATAAGCCAAATTTGTAAACAATTAAAAGCCAATTATCGTATAAAGTCAAACAAGGGTTTTTATTTTTGTACTGCTGTTGAAGTTTAA
- a CDS encoding glycosyltransferase has protein sequence MIAFYFISCLLLATAYVWLIHFYVKGWLKTPQQNLDKTLKPTEAFTVVISVRNEEDNIENCLNSILKQNYPKDLYEIIVVNDFSTDSTLKKISPFENRIKLIKLSEHLPKERANFPNKKTAITMAVNMAKNPLILCADGDCEYGENWILSIEQFYKKYKKDFIAAPVDYIFDNTWLFNFLEMDLAAMMGVTAGSIGQKKPVMASGANMMFTKAIFKEVNGYEGNEEIPSGDDVFLMQKVFMNNEKAVGFVKNTEAIAFTIAPHTFSEFLNQRIRWTSKSTNMIDIKVKVVLVFNYLFYLALFLNFFVLPFFNIAFLVFGVVMMVFKLIIDTLFFTNILAFFNKSKLLKWMFPIEILHIIYVSVMGILALVGTYNWKGRTVKK, from the coding sequence TTGATAGCTTTTTACTTTATATCTTGTTTATTACTTGCTACAGCTTATGTTTGGCTTATACATTTTTATGTAAAAGGATGGCTAAAAACCCCTCAGCAAAATTTAGATAAAACCCTAAAACCAACCGAAGCTTTTACGGTAGTAATTTCGGTAAGAAACGAAGAAGATAATATTGAAAATTGCTTAAATAGTATTTTAAAACAAAATTACCCAAAGGACTTGTATGAAATTATTGTAGTAAATGATTTTTCAACAGATAGTACTTTAAAAAAGATTAGTCCTTTTGAAAACAGGATAAAACTTATAAAATTATCGGAACACTTACCTAAAGAAAGAGCTAATTTTCCTAACAAAAAAACAGCTATTACTATGGCTGTAAATATGGCTAAAAACCCACTAATACTTTGTGCTGATGGAGATTGCGAATATGGCGAAAACTGGATTTTGAGTATAGAGCAGTTTTATAAAAAATACAAAAAAGATTTTATAGCCGCTCCTGTAGATTATATTTTTGACAATACTTGGCTCTTTAATTTCTTAGAAATGGATTTAGCAGCCATGATGGGCGTAACTGCGGGTAGCATAGGACAAAAAAAGCCCGTAATGGCAAGTGGTGCCAATATGATGTTTACCAAAGCCATATTTAAAGAAGTTAATGGCTATGAAGGTAATGAAGAAATACCCAGCGGAGATGATGTTTTTTTAATGCAAAAAGTGTTTATGAATAACGAAAAAGCAGTGGGCTTTGTAAAAAACACAGAAGCCATAGCTTTTACCATTGCTCCACATACTTTTTCTGAATTTTTAAACCAGCGTATTAGGTGGACATCTAAATCTACCAATATGATAGACATTAAAGTTAAAGTAGTATTAGTGTTTAATTATTTGTTTTATTTAGCCTTGTTTTTAAATTTCTTTGTGCTGCCATTCTTTAATATAGCTTTTTTAGTTTTTGGTGTGGTAATGATGGTTTTTAAACTAATTATTGATACTTTATTTTTTACTAACATACTGGCATTTTTTAATAAATCTAAATTGTTAAAATGGATGTTTCCTATAGAAATTTTGCATATAATTTATGTAAGTGTTATGGGAATATTAGCATTAGTAGGAACATATAATTGGAAAGGGAGAACAGTTAAAAAATGA
- a CDS encoding SprB repeat-containing protein produces MYVRDANNCIKSTTNNIFEPTVLTLDTLSTTNITCNNGNDGMIVLSAGGGTTPYEYSIDGTNFQSNATFPDLYLLVRRENFGY; encoded by the coding sequence ATTTATGTTAGAGATGCTAATAACTGTATTAAATCTACAACAAATAATATATTTGAACCAACAGTACTTACTTTAGATACCTTAAGTACTACAAATATTACGTGCAATAATGGTAATGATGGAATGATAGTGTTATCTGCTGGTGGAGGTACAACTCCTTATGAATATAGCATAGATGGTACTAATTTCCAATCTAATGCAACATTTCCTGACTTGTACCTTTTAGTGCGGAGAGAAAATTTTGGATATTAA
- a CDS encoding helix-turn-helix domain-containing protein — translation MKVICLESVAFYQLVEQVVSKLKIEKKVVNEEWIDTNEVMALLKIKSKTTLQKLRDEGAIRYSELTAKHFLYFKPSVLSYIEKNAKDIF, via the coding sequence TTGAAGGTTATTTGTTTAGAAAGTGTAGCTTTCTATCAACTTGTAGAGCAAGTTGTAAGTAAACTTAAAATTGAAAAAAAAGTAGTTAATGAGGAATGGATTGATACTAACGAGGTAATGGCTCTGTTAAAAATTAAATCTAAAACAACATTACAGAAATTGAGAGACGAAGGAGCTATAAGGTATAGTGAATTAACAGCTAAACATTTTCTTTATTTCAAACCTTCAGTATTAAGCTATATTGAAAAAAATGCAAAAGATATATTTTAA
- a CDS encoding DUF423 domain-containing protein — MNVQKSKYLVASVVMALAVAIGAFGAHGLKPYLTEYGTGIYKTANFYHFIHGIAMFIALYSVKSAKMLNWVFYGFLAGIILFSGSLYLLALKDVLGFVQPWFGAITPLGGLMFIISWLAMGLNIFLKKN; from the coding sequence ATGAATGTTCAAAAATCAAAATACTTAGTAGCCAGCGTAGTTATGGCTTTGGCTGTTGCTATTGGAGCCTTTGGTGCTCACGGATTAAAACCTTACTTAACTGAGTACGGCACAGGCATTTATAAAACTGCCAATTTTTATCATTTTATACATGGCATTGCTATGTTTATAGCATTGTATAGTGTTAAATCTGCTAAAATGTTAAACTGGGTGTTTTACGGTTTTCTTGCAGGCATTATATTATTTAGTGGTTCTTTATATTTATTAGCCTTAAAAGATGTGCTGGGTTTTGTACAGCCTTGGTTTGGAGCTATAACTCCACTGGGTGGCTTAATGTTTATAATTAGTTGGTTAGCAATGGGTTTAAATATTTTTTTGAAAAAAAATTAG
- the ung gene encoding uracil-DNA glycosylase produces MNSISVHYDDTWFKFMKKEFQSDYFNTISTFINNEKSKGKTIFPPREFILNAFKLTPLDNVKVVILGQDPYHNTGQAHGLSFSVPKNVKTPPSLQNIYKEIKADLGYEIPNHGNLTNWAEQGVLLLNAVLTVNAHEPASHKKAGWETFTDNVIKYLSEHKTHVVFMLWGSFAQQKEYLIDHKKHLVLKAAHPSPFSAHRGFFGCKHFSKANDYLKQNGLSTINWSI; encoded by the coding sequence ATGAATTCCATATCTGTACATTATGATGATACTTGGTTCAAATTTATGAAAAAAGAGTTTCAATCGGACTATTTTAATACTATTTCTACATTTATTAATAATGAAAAAAGCAAGGGTAAAACTATTTTTCCACCAAGAGAATTTATTTTAAATGCTTTTAAATTAACTCCTTTAGATAATGTTAAAGTTGTTATTTTAGGTCAAGACCCGTACCACAATACGGGACAAGCTCATGGCTTGAGTTTTTCTGTACCTAAAAATGTAAAAACACCACCTTCTCTTCAAAATATTTATAAAGAGATAAAAGCTGATTTAGGATATGAAATTCCCAACCATGGCAATTTGACTAACTGGGCAGAACAAGGCGTTTTACTTTTAAATGCCGTACTTACAGTAAATGCTCACGAGCCTGCATCGCATAAAAAAGCCGGGTGGGAAACTTTTACCGATAATGTAATTAAATATTTATCTGAACATAAAACTCATGTAGTTTTTATGCTTTGGGGCAGTTTCGCACAACAAAAAGAGTATTTAATTGACCATAAAAAGCATTTAGTTTTAAAAGCCGCTCACCCTTCTCCATTTTCTGCTCACAGAGGTTTTTTTGGGTGCAAGCATTTTTCTAAAGCTAATGATTATTTAAAACAAAATGGATTATCAACTATAAATTGGTCCATTTAA
- a CDS encoding ABC transporter permease, translated as MSQNSPNKVALKKFFKNRLAVLSFVFIVALSLLSIFAYIVSPDHTHGANEQFPKLAENKPGFSIKIVHLLNNEKDNSSFLKKIIGGYERNYTILPVDSINELTNEIIVYPYKGVKYSVGKDLLEKNKNSYVFNKTFYLGTDQLGRDILSRLILGSRVSLMVGFFAVILSSFIGIVAGGIAGYYRGLVDKIILWKMSVFWSIPTILLAMSLFVGLKSYFKSNMWLIFIAIGITMWVSMARIVRGQVLAYKNIQFVEAAKSLSYSDFRIIFKHILPNLVGPIVVVMASNFANAILVESGLSFLGMGVQAPMPSWGGMLSEYKNFIGTNLSFLAVVPGVAIMLLVLSFNLVGNGIRDALDIKNT; from the coding sequence ATGAGTCAAAATTCTCCAAATAAAGTTGCTCTTAAAAAGTTTTTTAAAAATCGTTTAGCTGTTTTATCATTTGTTTTTATAGTTGCTTTATCGTTGTTGTCTATATTCGCCTACATTGTTTCTCCCGACCATACCCACGGAGCAAATGAGCAATTTCCAAAATTAGCAGAAAATAAACCCGGATTTTCAATAAAAATAGTTCATCTTTTAAATAACGAAAAAGACAATAGCTCTTTTTTGAAAAAAATTATTGGTGGCTACGAAAGAAATTACACTATTTTACCTGTAGATAGTATTAACGAGTTAACTAATGAAATAATAGTTTATCCATATAAAGGTGTGAAATATAGTGTAGGAAAAGATTTACTTGAAAAAAATAAAAATTCTTATGTTTTTAATAAAACATTTTATTTGGGCACCGACCAATTGGGGCGAGATATACTTAGTCGTTTAATTTTAGGAAGTAGAGTTTCATTAATGGTAGGATTTTTTGCGGTTATTTTATCCAGTTTTATTGGCATTGTAGCAGGTGGAATAGCCGGATACTACAGAGGATTAGTAGATAAAATAATACTTTGGAAAATGAGCGTTTTTTGGTCTATTCCTACCATATTGTTGGCTATGTCGCTTTTTGTGGGCTTAAAAAGCTATTTTAAATCAAATATGTGGCTTATTTTTATTGCTATAGGTATTACCATGTGGGTTAGTATGGCACGTATAGTGCGTGGGCAGGTGCTGGCATATAAAAATATACAGTTTGTAGAAGCTGCAAAATCGCTTTCTTATTCAGATTTTAGAATTATTTTTAAACATATTTTGCCTAATTTAGTGGGACCAATTGTGGTAGTTATGGCATCAAATTTTGCTAATGCCATATTGGTAGAATCGGGGTTGAGTTTTTTGGGAATGGGTGTGCAAGCACCAATGCCTTCGTGGGGAGGTATGCTAAGTGAATATAAAAATTTTATTGGAACTAATTTGTCCTTTTTAGCTGTTGTACCAGGAGTTGCCATCATGTTGTTGGTGTTGTCATTTAACCTTGTGGGCAACGGAATTAGGGACGCATTAGATATTAAAAACACCTAA